The following coding sequences lie in one Chondrinema litorale genomic window:
- a CDS encoding papain-like cysteine protease family protein: protein MHKTRRIIIIVFMILAVGIGGFTLYKIYFSTIPSLDQVLKESDFAEMKPPNNLAKPGTIVSIDENNPGILKIICTCEKAFGDNIENSFLVSRTTDIDLTTKLSNKLNLDLSVLKDARFKTEANVIRNMSLKLSNVEILELPDNAVFEYLNNRSASCIEAINNRLNSGNKVSLIKRVIKADAEYSVDFFEQIDASTQTQVVNNLGEILTGVSGKNGSIKSNKIIGEGLFWGVDDDVNLGNLQPGQSLGTGSIEEEEGILDSKKGYHIEYEQVKYDVSPVKQPSKNSCWITVYKMMLSWKMKEEVPIDSIASYFGNPWENYYLKDLKLPANKLKDFLSISGLSSMPPANYIQSEYSRLLEEYGPLWMIIAKDAKYPLAHAKLLIGIYGNHLGNDSILEFIDPADGKVQRQKFMDFLEDYEREVIFINEKIPGTPLKAQIIHWREKIYDPSI from the coding sequence ATGCATAAGACAAGGCGCATAATAATAATTGTTTTTATGATTTTAGCGGTTGGTATCGGAGGGTTTACTTTATACAAGATATACTTTTCAACAATCCCTTCTTTAGATCAAGTCTTAAAAGAAAGTGATTTTGCAGAGATGAAACCACCTAATAACCTGGCCAAACCAGGAACCATAGTCTCGATAGATGAAAATAACCCAGGAATCCTCAAGATTATATGTACTTGTGAAAAGGCATTTGGGGATAACATAGAAAATTCATTCCTAGTATCTAGGACTACAGATATTGATCTCACAACTAAACTTAGTAATAAACTCAACCTGGACCTTTCTGTATTAAAAGATGCCCGCTTTAAAACGGAAGCCAATGTCATACGGAATATGAGTCTAAAGCTTTCAAATGTTGAAATACTAGAGTTGCCCGATAATGCGGTATTTGAATATTTGAATAACCGTTCGGCCTCTTGTATTGAGGCAATAAATAATCGATTGAACTCTGGCAATAAAGTTTCATTAATCAAAAGAGTAATCAAGGCTGATGCAGAATATAGCGTGGATTTCTTTGAACAGATAGATGCTAGTACACAAACTCAAGTAGTAAACAATCTTGGTGAAATTCTTACTGGAGTTTCAGGTAAAAACGGGTCTATAAAATCGAATAAGATAATCGGTGAAGGACTTTTTTGGGGAGTTGATGATGATGTTAATTTAGGTAATCTACAACCAGGACAAAGTTTAGGGACGGGCTCAATTGAAGAAGAAGAGGGAATACTTGATTCTAAAAAGGGTTATCATATAGAATACGAACAAGTAAAATATGATGTATCCCCTGTTAAACAACCATCAAAAAATAGCTGTTGGATAACTGTTTATAAAATGATGCTTTCATGGAAAATGAAAGAAGAAGTGCCAATTGACTCAATAGCAAGTTATTTTGGTAATCCATGGGAAAATTATTATCTCAAGGATCTGAAGCTACCTGCTAATAAACTAAAAGATTTTCTGAGTATTTCAGGATTGTCTTCTATGCCACCAGCAAATTATATCCAATCTGAATATAGCAGATTATTAGAAGAGTATGGTCCCTTGTGGATGATCATTGCGAAAGATGCAAAGTATCCTTTAGCCCATGCAAAATTGCTTATTGGGATATATGGAAATCATCTGGGTAATGATTCTATACTTGAATTTATTGATCCTGCTGATGGTAAGGTACAGCGTCAAAAATTCATGGATTTTTTAGAAGATTATGAAAGAGAAGTAATATTTATAAATGAGAAGATACCAGGTACACCTTTAAAGGCCCAAATCATACACTGGAGAGAGAAAATATATGACCCCTCAATATGA
- a CDS encoding antA/AntB antirepressor family protein: MELIKIYKGNVISARELHEFLGVKSHYKDWINNRIKRYQFVEKRDFFKVAKILAGSQKGFDHMLTMTMAKELCMVENNDLGRKARQYFIAAEEKLIQLSQDKRFSAFLKLETTKQKFQNELLERGLNEQDYIEIDTSGKKVFMNGELIPDELLQTVLLTARDLATQMTHYHTIEKDLKETVAIKDSNRDNHTGVRNTLLDKGIVPENLPKQESIKKLIDNEENS; this comes from the coding sequence ATGGAATTAATTAAAATATATAAAGGTAATGTTATCTCTGCTAGAGAGCTTCATGAGTTTTTAGGAGTTAAAAGCCATTATAAAGATTGGATTAATAACCGTATTAAAAGGTACCAATTCGTAGAAAAAAGAGATTTTTTTAAGGTCGCTAAAATTTTAGCGGGCTCTCAAAAAGGGTTTGATCATATGTTAACAATGACCATGGCAAAAGAGCTTTGCATGGTAGAAAATAATGATCTTGGAAGAAAGGCTCGCCAATATTTTATTGCTGCTGAAGAAAAATTAATACAACTATCGCAAGACAAACGTTTTTCTGCATTTCTAAAACTAGAAACAACTAAACAGAAATTTCAAAACGAATTACTTGAAAGAGGGCTAAATGAACAAGACTATATAGAAATAGATACTTCAGGGAAAAAAGTATTTATGAATGGAGAACTTATACCTGACGAACTTTTGCAAACTGTATTATTAACAGCAAGAGATTTAGCCACACAGATGACTCATTACCATACAATTGAAAAAGACTTAAAAGAAACTGTAGCAATCAAGGACTCAAATAGAGATAATCACACAGGTGTTAGAAACACTTTACTAGATAAAGGCATAGTACCTGAAAACCTTCCAAAACAGGAGAGTATAAAAAAACTTATAGATAATGAAGAAAACTCCTGA
- a CDS encoding ParB/RepB/Spo0J family partition protein — MGAFDYLKQDINKDEIKKFNDNRANQVLNQNFKPTFLKEDDITILSELELYIRKQKPEELEQFKASLEEEGIRDALVVTLFEGKNVLVDGHHRFRVGKEVGITYFPTKQLALGTLEDIKIWMLKNQLGRRNLTDAERIYIATELTNFLTEKAKENQQSGVRLNLAKGEKAVNTNAEIAKLANVSRANVTKFNKLKKEASAEELEKVIIGEKSIHKAHSDLKKSAEVDLKQTNLQDELDTKGSKKPYHGDMVTLNNTIRSFEDLMSKDDKKAAKRSLDEMIKLIKSIKGKI, encoded by the coding sequence ATGGGTGCGTTTGATTATCTAAAACAAGACATAAATAAAGATGAAATAAAGAAGTTTAATGATAATAGAGCTAATCAAGTTTTAAATCAAAACTTCAAGCCTACTTTCTTAAAGGAAGATGATATAACGATTCTTTCAGAATTAGAATTATATATCCGTAAGCAAAAGCCAGAGGAATTAGAGCAGTTCAAAGCTTCTTTGGAAGAAGAAGGAATTCGTGATGCATTAGTAGTTACTTTGTTTGAGGGTAAAAATGTGTTAGTTGATGGTCACCACCGTTTTAGAGTAGGAAAAGAAGTTGGAATTACATACTTCCCCACTAAGCAGCTAGCACTTGGAACTTTAGAAGATATAAAGATTTGGATGCTCAAAAACCAATTGGGTAGACGAAATTTAACAGATGCAGAAAGAATTTATATAGCAACTGAGTTAACTAATTTCTTAACTGAAAAGGCTAAAGAGAATCAACAATCAGGGGTTAGGCTAAATTTAGCCAAAGGTGAAAAAGCCGTTAATACAAATGCTGAGATAGCAAAATTAGCGAATGTTTCTAGAGCAAATGTCACCAAATTCAATAAGCTAAAAAAAGAAGCTTCAGCGGAAGAATTAGAGAAAGTTATAATTGGTGAAAAGTCAATCCATAAAGCTCATTCTGACCTTAAAAAGTCTGCTGAAGTTGACTTAAAGCAAACCAACCTTCAAGATGAATTAGATACTAAAGGTAGCAAAAAACCTTACCATGGAGACATGGTAACACTGAATAATACGATTCGATCATTTGAAGATTTAATGTCTAAGGATGATAAAAAAGCTGCAAAACGTTCACTAGATGAAATGATAAAATTGATCAAAAGTATCAAAGGGAAAATATAA
- a CDS encoding AAA family ATPase encodes MDNNNISKNIKRLRANLKVNQGELAEKTGISKPTIQRIEQGTTTADVGQLSKIAAALGTEITTLLQVNTDVISVVNQKGGVGKSTLCSLVAVQIKAKHPEKSIVIIDTDYQSSTKKLDKGDSIVNVIAFDVNESSNPILEFVDLVEKLKKEYDLVVVDTAGSFILQNFTSTVVECSSVVLIPIEVNELSISGSMITIPVVLAGQERRAKKGLKALASIIVNKAKKVTLEQKEIAKMGDLAGIEILKTKISDRIRYSRELSLSKPMVDPKDKTDELNILIDELLTKIDL; translated from the coding sequence ATGGATAATAACAATATCAGTAAAAATATAAAGAGGTTACGGGCTAATTTAAAAGTCAATCAAGGCGAATTAGCTGAAAAAACAGGAATCAGTAAACCTACTATCCAACGTATTGAACAAGGAACAACCACCGCTGATGTTGGTCAGTTATCGAAAATAGCAGCAGCATTAGGGACAGAGATTACCACTTTATTACAAGTAAATACAGATGTTATTTCAGTAGTAAATCAAAAAGGAGGTGTAGGCAAATCTACTTTATGTTCTTTAGTCGCTGTTCAAATTAAAGCAAAGCATCCCGAAAAAAGTATTGTCATTATTGATACCGATTACCAAAGTTCGACGAAAAAGCTGGATAAAGGAGATTCAATTGTGAATGTAATTGCTTTTGATGTCAATGAATCGAGTAACCCTATTTTAGAGTTTGTGGATTTGGTAGAAAAGCTAAAGAAAGAATATGATTTAGTAGTTGTAGATACAGCTGGTTCATTTATCCTTCAAAACTTTACTTCTACTGTTGTGGAGTGTTCTTCAGTAGTTTTAATTCCTATTGAAGTAAACGAACTTTCAATATCGGGTTCGATGATTACAATTCCAGTAGTATTAGCTGGTCAAGAGCGTAGAGCAAAAAAAGGATTAAAGGCTCTTGCTTCTATCATTGTAAACAAGGCGAAAAAAGTAACCTTGGAACAAAAGGAAATTGCAAAGATGGGAGACCTCGCAGGTATTGAAATCTTAAAAACTAAAATATCAGATCGCATTAGATATAGTAGAGAATTATCTTTAAGTAAGCCAATGGTAGATCCTAAAGATAAAACAGATGAGCTGAATATTCTCATTGATGAATTATTGACAAAAATTGATTTATAA
- a CDS encoding replication initiation protein — MESLLDKIRIKRDNKLVNAYQSKLQPAAQKLLFYLFSYNKEELFERNENAKSGYESKGITLPVKDFLGAYPGGKDLKVVDGACSLLASSQINITKEDEKSYIPLFEHITLSKTKILFEFNSRLAEFIVTEGSNNFTSYYYKHIRKLKSGNSVRLYDILINGSRKYPNNIIQLDELKQRMGLSSTKAYQKFSLFKQKVLTPCINDINENSDLNLKMKNIKTGRAVTAVNFIFQENDQEEKVEVNKENTSQQESKNVSFKQAISFHMAVDPISNDLKVSPDPQLSAVLQDKIQRLQQRLKEIGMDMETTQLALNLYAKNPDWKIWPEVNAVKMAIKDGEKFPNKHTLKKWIMDAYDTSSRS, encoded by the coding sequence ATGGAATCGTTATTAGATAAAATACGTATTAAAAGAGATAACAAGCTGGTAAATGCGTATCAAAGCAAGTTACAACCAGCAGCTCAAAAATTACTATTTTATTTATTCTCATATAATAAGGAAGAGTTATTTGAGAGAAATGAGAATGCAAAGAGTGGTTATGAGTCTAAAGGTATCACCTTACCCGTAAAAGATTTTTTGGGAGCATATCCTGGGGGGAAGGACTTAAAAGTAGTAGATGGTGCATGTTCTTTGTTAGCATCTTCTCAGATTAATATCACTAAAGAAGACGAAAAAAGCTATATTCCATTATTTGAACATATCACACTATCTAAGACAAAAATCCTATTTGAGTTTAATTCTCGTTTAGCTGAATTTATAGTCACAGAAGGTAGTAACAATTTCACTTCTTATTACTATAAACATATTCGTAAACTAAAGTCAGGAAACAGTGTTCGATTGTATGATATCCTTATTAATGGCTCTAGGAAGTATCCGAATAATATTATCCAACTAGATGAATTAAAGCAACGTATGGGATTATCTTCCACAAAAGCCTATCAAAAATTCTCTCTATTTAAGCAGAAGGTTTTGACTCCTTGTATCAATGATATCAACGAGAACTCAGATTTGAACTTGAAGATGAAGAATATCAAAACAGGAAGAGCTGTAACTGCGGTTAATTTTATTTTTCAAGAGAATGATCAAGAGGAAAAAGTAGAAGTAAACAAAGAGAATACATCTCAACAAGAATCTAAAAATGTATCTTTTAAACAAGCTATTTCCTTTCATATGGCTGTAGATCCAATATCCAATGATTTAAAGGTATCACCTGACCCACAACTTTCAGCAGTGTTGCAAGATAAAATCCAACGTCTTCAGCAACGATTAAAAGAAATAGGGATGGACATGGAAACAACTCAACTAGCTCTTAATCTCTATGCTAAAAATCCAGATTGGAAAATATGGCCAGAAGTAAATGCTGTGAAAATGGCTATCAAAGACGGAGAAAAGTTTCCAAATAAGCATACATTGAAGAAATGGATTATGGATGCATATGACACATCCTCAAGGTCATGA
- a CDS encoding replication initiation protein — protein sequence MGSVKNKLIKQSNAITEARYEMSATEMNVVFMLLSQLDHHDDPLKTYMVKVKDLQNLVESEVKYSHLKNATFNLRSRTYEIKENDGLLQIGLISSAKYHVNKGTIELSLDPKIRPYLFDLKKSFTTFQLFMALAVKSKYSKRLYQMLSQYKDTGAMYISVDELKLRLSLIDSKTGSERYKDFNLFKRRVLDVAKEELNETTDIIFDYKEKKTGRKVTHLKFNILVKKDGLPKLMKAPAVNQELFTRLTKEFSLSDWQAERILIKFEEKAVRKKLREIYLLHQDGNIRNIGAYTAQAFELMTNGLGIFKRGDS from the coding sequence ATGGGAAGTGTTAAAAATAAACTAATAAAACAATCTAATGCGATAACTGAAGCTAGATACGAAATGAGTGCTACTGAAATGAATGTAGTGTTCATGTTATTATCACAATTAGATCATCATGATGATCCTCTAAAAACATACATGGTAAAGGTAAAGGATTTACAGAACTTAGTAGAGTCTGAAGTAAAATACTCTCATTTAAAAAATGCTACTTTTAACCTAAGGTCACGTACTTATGAGATTAAAGAAAATGATGGATTGTTGCAAATTGGTTTGATATCTTCCGCAAAATATCATGTAAATAAAGGTACAATTGAATTATCTCTCGATCCGAAAATAAGACCTTATTTATTTGACCTTAAAAAGAGCTTTACCACTTTCCAGCTTTTTATGGCTCTAGCAGTGAAAAGTAAATATTCGAAGAGGTTGTATCAGATGTTGAGTCAGTATAAGGACACAGGAGCTATGTATATCAGTGTAGATGAATTAAAACTTCGACTTAGTCTAATTGATTCAAAAACTGGTAGTGAGCGCTATAAAGACTTTAATTTGTTTAAACGAAGAGTACTTGATGTAGCCAAAGAAGAATTAAATGAGACGACAGATATCATTTTCGATTATAAGGAGAAAAAGACAGGAAGAAAAGTTACTCATCTAAAGTTTAATATACTGGTTAAAAAAGATGGACTACCTAAATTGATGAAAGCACCAGCTGTTAACCAGGAGTTATTTACTCGATTAACTAAAGAATTTAGTTTATCTGATTGGCAGGCAGAAAGAATACTAATCAAGTTTGAAGAAAAAGCTGTTCGTAAAAAATTAAGAGAAATATACTTATTACACCAAGATGGTAATATTCGTAACATTGGTGCTTACACAGCACAAGCTTTTGAGTTGATGACTAATGGTTTAGGCATTTTTAAAAGAGGTGATTCATAA